One Roseimicrobium gellanilyticum genomic window carries:
- a CDS encoding GxxExxY protein, giving the protein MTQMIADNVELTQVVIGAAMKVLNTLRPGLDEKLYERALVIELGKQGVKCDQQKSHDVYYDGKLIGTLIPDLIVENRLIVDPKVVTAFNDSHIAQMLGYLNITGLKTALLLNFKHAKLGIRRVSNSRPTADDTESTDEF; this is encoded by the coding sequence ATGACTCAGATGATCGCAGATAATGTGGAGCTGACGCAGGTGGTGATTGGAGCCGCAATGAAGGTGCTCAACACCTTGCGTCCGGGACTGGACGAGAAGCTCTATGAGCGTGCGTTGGTGATTGAACTGGGCAAGCAAGGGGTGAAGTGCGACCAGCAAAAGAGCCACGATGTGTATTACGATGGCAAGCTCATTGGCACTCTCATTCCGGATCTCATTGTCGAGAATCGCCTGATCGTCGATCCCAAGGTCGTCACGGCTTTCAATGATTCTCACATCGCCCAGATGCTCGGCTATTTGAATATCACGGGACTGAAAACTGCCCTTCTTCTCAACTTCAAACACGCCAAACTCGGCATCCGGCGAGTGTCGAATTCTCGACCGACCGCAGATGACACAGAGAGCACGGATGAATTCTGA
- a CDS encoding YqgE/AlgH family protein: MKQPENAPESISGSLLLAAPSLRDPNFFHTVLLLAAHNSEDGAFGYILNRPLDKQVSDLLEDRDLGPLADVPVFLGGPVGTNKLSFAALDWNNKKRALQVQTHLSTEQAIKELKKGRIVRGFVGYSGWSEGQLENELEQHSWIACKPDKSVLTTPEAGELWTTILADLGPYYNLLARMPADPSMN; encoded by the coding sequence ATGAAACAGCCTGAAAACGCCCCTGAGTCCATCAGCGGTTCCCTGCTGCTGGCCGCCCCATCGCTCCGCGATCCCAATTTCTTCCACACTGTGCTCCTCCTCGCGGCGCACAATTCTGAGGACGGAGCCTTCGGTTACATTTTGAACCGACCGCTGGACAAGCAGGTGTCCGACCTCCTCGAAGATCGCGACCTCGGCCCGCTCGCGGACGTGCCCGTCTTCCTCGGCGGCCCCGTCGGGACGAACAAGCTTTCCTTTGCCGCGCTCGATTGGAACAACAAGAAGCGTGCCCTCCAGGTGCAGACCCACCTCTCCACCGAGCAGGCCATCAAGGAGCTGAAAAAAGGTCGCATCGTCCGCGGCTTCGTCGGCTACTCCGGCTGGTCCGAAGGCCAGCTCGAGAACGAACTCGAGCAGCACTCCTGGATCGCCTGCAAACCGGACAAGAGCGTACTCACCACTCCGGAAGCCGGCGAACTCTGGACCACCATCCTCGCCGATCTCGGCCCCTACTACAATCTCCTCGCCCGCATGCCCGCGGATCCGTCGATGAATTGA
- a CDS encoding HD domain-containing protein, translated as MDADALRERWQHLCRTLAVAETCDTTWQLLRDAYTEPHRAYHNLTHIAECLAQLDRVVGVIIPPEHGTSIELALWFHDVVYDTHRHDNEEASAALAEMHLTRAGLPANLIAQVTHLILATKHSATPPAGDAAWGVDIDLAILGVDAVRFDEYEKQIREEYHWVPEPDFRKGRASVLRMFLERDAIYVTPAFQERFEKAARQNLQRSLDALAG; from the coding sequence GTGGATGCGGACGCCCTGCGCGAGCGCTGGCAGCACTTGTGCCGCACGCTTGCTGTCGCGGAGACGTGCGACACCACGTGGCAGCTCCTGCGCGACGCCTACACGGAACCGCATCGTGCGTATCACAATCTCACCCACATTGCCGAGTGTCTGGCCCAGCTCGACCGTGTTGTGGGCGTCATTATTCCACCAGAACACGGCACTTCCATCGAGCTCGCCCTCTGGTTCCATGATGTGGTGTATGACACCCATCGGCATGACAACGAGGAGGCCTCCGCCGCGCTGGCCGAAATGCACCTGACTCGAGCGGGCCTTCCAGCGAACCTCATCGCGCAGGTCACCCACCTCATTCTCGCCACGAAGCACAGCGCCACACCACCCGCGGGCGACGCTGCCTGGGGCGTGGATATCGACCTCGCCATCCTCGGCGTGGATGCCGTGCGCTTTGACGAATACGAGAAGCAAATCCGCGAGGAGTACCACTGGGTGCCCGAGCCCGACTTCCGCAAAGGCCGCGCCTCCGTGCTACGCATGTTCCTGGAACGCGACGCCATCTACGTGACACCTGCCTTCCAAGAGCGATTTGAGAAGGCAGCGCGGCAGAACTTGCAGCGCTCCCTCGATGCCTTGGCAGGATAG
- a CDS encoding NACHT domain-containing protein, whose translation MSLELTFKNVCTTIKKQGKDDAKIIEAVDNLIGLALICSPVVLGPAAAALLPTLAVKNELVKIGKSVFDKLTKKKDEDYLLRYETMRMAYGLVVFTSFFDALDARISTALRKEIGLLDSEKAFLAKEGVKKSSTHKQCELVCEAHDSPVSTVALAFPHPTETLADQCARQRKLWKQMSQGFLEFVQKLAFWEDAGEKNQAALVAGLEKLEDEAATRFEAQYFELARKFEDFAVWANLQAHKGTKALIGELSDYVKQHAKISAGSEKSIDVGFTKLRHAVLSIPETLRTEQATEIAESFNRHYQARINEPIIEDKDIGDENAPRLSFPKVCDAFVPQAFRVLRQASSKTRRLEDEATWNALQRRGDLGAFLLSYLTSPYSTEAPLLILGHPGSGKSLLTTILSAQLMSRHFTAIRVPLREVNADADIQTQIEEFIKRISGVSFDSWIKLRSLFKNCPPVVILDGYDELLQASGQVFASYIMEAQRFQQHQTEQGWPVRIIITSRVTLIDKAAVPPGSTIVRLLEFDEYQRDCWSVIWNKANAAYFRDAKIEKFALPPAEDKGAEKILNLAEQPLLLLMLALYDSQGNQLRTSKGLDRTKLYDSLLRRFVIRERGKEKGFSDEKAKERDKALSTEMQRLGVAALGMYNRRKVHILSAELDDDLAFFKLEREVAAKSGKALSQADLLLGSFFFVHKSKAQHSSGAEDTHEETSAFEFLHNTFGEFLTADFIVRRAVAQVQALRAAEATEALRSMMDKMMGTADGFERDWFASLVYTPLFTRPVILEMIREWAPHVLKEHTLSEGNFVETLDKIVLNQTKRLLSKREMPQIMRKETAQEGYRVPFGDHPLVGHVAIYSINLVLLRLVSGKAPLVFEECEIASHEDGTRPWDRLVHIWRSWFSLGNLNGLTALMIADRSEESIKIAAKDRFQAAESAGKLQEFYNVALSLGDEVSACIAGYYLFDPMTASPEELDKLERMMHSEGLDLGIRALLAKLHLLARHFDESPHEFFEQGRRALDQAMRSGRNEQIESICQVVARAIEDSDLRRYRGIETRRFFRDFFDPTFAVDLALRDPRAARIIFDLGKRLNDSSWVIEFSRRFADPRLLLEVSERFPREALAYFQIFRQLGGGRFLMESVSRRMDPELIDRLFHPRHLLGLIERNPEEALAYLQVLRDLGGGRDFEEFVSRRMDPELIDRLFHPQHLLELTERNPEGALTYLQVFRELGYGRYFEEFVSRRVGPEWIDRLFHPRHLLELAERNPEGALAYLQVLRELGGGRYFEEFVSRRMDSELIDRLFHPQHLLELSERSPEGALAYLQILRGLGDGRYFEEFVSRGMDPEWVDRLFHPRHLLELSERNPEEALAYLQVLHQLVGGRYFEEFVSRRMDPEWVDRLFHPRHLLELSERNPEGALAYLQVLRGLVGGRYFEEFVSRRVDPGLIEYFFKPRFVWRGAYLRTGPVAVRLTLVRLLNSKLLAERLAEAIGDGLHSGSVNRDQLSLLPISALSDIHWLTEQTKSPKLREALSEMHI comes from the coding sequence ATGAGCTTGGAACTCACATTTAAGAATGTCTGTACTACAATCAAAAAGCAGGGAAAGGATGATGCCAAAATAATTGAGGCTGTCGACAACCTCATTGGCCTTGCTCTCATTTGTTCTCCTGTGGTGCTCGGGCCAGCGGCCGCTGCGCTTTTGCCAACTCTAGCCGTAAAAAATGAGCTCGTGAAAATCGGTAAGAGCGTCTTCGATAAACTCACAAAGAAAAAAGACGAGGACTACCTGCTGCGCTACGAAACCATGCGTATGGCATACGGTTTGGTGGTGTTCACGTCGTTTTTTGACGCGCTAGACGCTCGCATTTCCACAGCACTCCGCAAGGAAATCGGACTATTGGATTCTGAAAAAGCGTTTCTAGCAAAAGAAGGTGTGAAGAAATCTTCGACTCACAAGCAGTGCGAACTGGTCTGCGAAGCTCATGATTCGCCAGTATCAACAGTAGCGTTGGCATTCCCCCATCCCACAGAAACGCTTGCCGATCAATGCGCGAGGCAGCGCAAACTCTGGAAGCAAATGTCCCAAGGGTTCCTAGAGTTTGTGCAGAAACTCGCGTTTTGGGAGGATGCCGGAGAAAAGAATCAGGCAGCCCTAGTTGCTGGATTAGAAAAGCTTGAAGATGAGGCGGCGACACGATTCGAGGCGCAGTATTTCGAACTGGCACGCAAATTCGAAGACTTTGCAGTCTGGGCCAATTTGCAAGCTCACAAGGGGACAAAAGCCTTGATTGGTGAACTGTCCGACTATGTGAAGCAGCATGCAAAGATCAGTGCAGGAAGCGAAAAAAGCATCGACGTCGGATTCACTAAACTGCGTCATGCAGTCTTAAGTATTCCCGAGACATTGCGAACTGAGCAAGCAACCGAAATAGCTGAGAGCTTCAACAGGCACTACCAAGCGCGAATCAATGAACCCATCATTGAGGACAAGGACATAGGCGACGAGAATGCGCCACGTCTTTCTTTTCCAAAGGTTTGCGACGCCTTTGTTCCTCAAGCGTTCAGAGTGCTCCGGCAAGCGAGTAGCAAGACCCGCAGACTTGAGGATGAGGCAACATGGAACGCCTTGCAAAGACGAGGTGACTTGGGTGCATTTTTACTAAGCTACCTCACTTCACCATACAGTACCGAAGCACCTCTGTTGATACTAGGGCATCCCGGAAGTGGAAAGTCGCTGCTCACAACGATTCTCTCTGCTCAGTTGATGTCCCGGCATTTCACCGCGATTCGTGTTCCCCTTCGCGAAGTAAATGCGGACGCCGACATCCAGACTCAGATCGAAGAATTCATCAAGCGAATTAGTGGCGTGAGCTTTGATTCGTGGATCAAGCTCAGGTCACTTTTCAAAAATTGTCCCCCGGTCGTAATTCTCGACGGCTATGACGAACTTCTGCAAGCGAGCGGACAGGTGTTCGCGAGCTACATCATGGAGGCACAGCGGTTCCAGCAACATCAAACCGAACAAGGATGGCCGGTGCGAATCATCATAACCAGTCGAGTAACGTTGATCGACAAGGCAGCCGTTCCCCCGGGCTCCACCATCGTTCGGCTTTTGGAATTTGACGAGTATCAGCGTGATTGCTGGTCGGTCATCTGGAACAAGGCCAATGCAGCCTATTTTCGTGACGCAAAAATAGAGAAGTTCGCGCTGCCCCCTGCGGAAGACAAGGGCGCGGAGAAAATCTTGAATCTCGCAGAGCAACCACTGCTGCTTCTTATGCTCGCGCTGTATGATTCGCAGGGCAATCAACTTCGAACAAGCAAAGGCCTCGACCGCACGAAACTTTATGATAGCCTATTGCGACGTTTTGTAATTCGCGAACGCGGCAAGGAAAAAGGCTTCAGTGACGAGAAGGCAAAGGAGCGAGACAAAGCCCTTTCCACTGAAATGCAGCGGCTTGGCGTGGCTGCCTTGGGTATGTATAATCGTCGAAAGGTTCACATTCTCTCAGCGGAACTTGATGATGATCTTGCGTTTTTTAAGCTTGAGCGCGAGGTGGCAGCAAAGTCCGGAAAAGCACTGAGCCAGGCCGACCTCCTTCTGGGAAGCTTCTTCTTTGTACACAAATCGAAAGCTCAACATAGCAGCGGCGCAGAGGATACTCATGAAGAAACCTCTGCATTTGAGTTTCTTCACAACACCTTCGGTGAGTTCTTGACCGCAGACTTCATAGTTCGTCGCGCTGTCGCCCAAGTCCAAGCCCTGCGGGCCGCCGAGGCGACTGAAGCCCTTCGATCGATGATGGACAAAATGATGGGAACCGCGGACGGATTTGAAAGGGATTGGTTTGCCAGCTTAGTTTACACCCCATTGTTCACCCGCCCAGTTATTCTGGAGATGATCCGCGAATGGGCACCTCATGTGCTGAAGGAACACACCCTATCGGAGGGTAATTTTGTCGAAACATTAGATAAAATCGTTTTAAACCAAACCAAGCGTTTGCTTAGCAAACGAGAGATGCCGCAAATCATGCGGAAAGAGACGGCTCAAGAGGGATATCGCGTGCCGTTCGGAGATCATCCACTGGTGGGGCACGTGGCCATCTACAGCATCAATCTAGTTCTCCTCCGGTTGGTTTCTGGCAAAGCACCGCTTGTTTTTGAGGAGTGCGAGATTGCAAGCCACGAGGATGGAACCCGACCATGGGACCGACTGGTGCATATATGGCGGTCGTGGTTTTCCTTGGGGAATCTTAACGGACTAACTGCGCTAATGATCGCGGACCGAAGTGAAGAGAGCATCAAAATTGCGGCCAAAGACAGATTCCAAGCGGCGGAATCGGCAGGCAAACTACAAGAGTTCTACAATGTTGCTCTTTCCTTAGGCGACGAAGTGTCGGCGTGCATTGCAGGTTACTACCTGTTCGATCCGATGACTGCATCACCTGAGGAACTAGATAAGCTCGAAAGAATGATGCACTCGGAAGGACTAGACCTTGGCATTCGAGCGCTGTTAGCAAAGTTACATTTGTTGGCGCGGCATTTCGATGAGTCGCCTCACGAATTTTTTGAACAGGGGCGCCGGGCACTAGACCAAGCAATGCGAAGCGGTAGGAATGAGCAGATTGAATCTATTTGTCAGGTTGTTGCGCGCGCAATAGAAGACAGCGATTTGCGCAGATATCGGGGTATAGAAACCCGCCGGTTTTTTCGCGACTTCTTTGATCCTACTTTTGCGGTGGATCTGGCACTGCGTGATCCGAGAGCCGCGAGAATTATTTTTGACTTGGGCAAGCGGCTCAACGATTCCAGTTGGGTAATTGAATTCTCCAGGCGTTTCGCGGATCCACGACTCTTATTAGAAGTCAGCGAGCGCTTTCCAAGGGAAGCGTTGGCCTACTTCCAAATCTTTCGCCAATTAGGTGGCGGGCGCTTCCTCATGGAGTCGGTCAGTCGCCGCATGGACCCGGAGTTGATTGACCGCTTGTTTCACCCTCGCCATTTGTTGGGACTAATCGAGCGCAACCCTGAGGAAGCGTTGGCCTATCTCCAAGTCCTTCGCGATCTGGGTGGTGGTCGCGACTTCGAGGAGTTTGTCAGTCGCCGCATGGACCCGGAGTTGATTGACCGCTTGTTTCACCCGCAACATTTGCTGGAACTTACCGAGCGCAACCCAGAGGGAGCGTTGACCTATCTCCAAGTCTTTCGCGAGTTGGGTTACGGGCGCTACTTCGAGGAGTTTGTCAGTCGCCGCGTGGGCCCGGAGTGGATAGACCGCTTGTTTCACCCGCGCCATTTGCTGGAACTCGCCGAGCGCAACCCAGAGGGAGCGCTGGCCTATCTCCAAGTCCTTCGCGAGCTGGGTGGTGGGCGCTACTTCGAGGAGTTTGTCAGTCGCCGCATGGACTCGGAGTTGATTGACCGCTTGTTTCACCCGCAACATTTGCTGGAACTCTCCGAGCGCAGCCCAGAGGGAGCGTTGGCCTATCTCCAAATCCTTCGCGGGCTGGGTGACGGGCGCTACTTCGAGGAGTTTGTCAGTCGCGGCATGGACCCGGAGTGGGTTGACCGCTTGTTTCACCCGCGCCATTTGCTGGAACTCTCCGAGCGCAACCCAGAGGAAGCGCTGGCCTATCTCCAAGTCCTTCACCAGCTGGTTGGTGGACGCTACTTCGAGGAGTTTGTCAGTCGCCGCATGGACCCGGAGTGGGTTGACCGCTTGTTTCACCCGCGCCATTTACTGGAACTCTCCGAGCGCAACCCAGAGGGAGCGTTGGCCTATCTCCAAGTTCTTCGCGGGCTGGTTGGCGGGCGCTACTTCGAGGAGTTTGTCAGTCGCCGCGTGGACCCGGGATTGATAGAGTACTTTTTTAAACCTCGTTTTGTTTGGAGGGGAGCGTATCTCCGGACAGGGCCGGTGGCCGTGAGGTTGACTTTGGTCAGACTTTTAAACTCGAAACTGCTGGCGGAGAGACTGGCCGAAGCGATCGGAGATGGGCTTCATTCTGGAAGCGTGAACCGCGACCAATTGTCACTCCTTCCGATTTCAGCTCTATCCGACATTCACTGGCTGACAGAACAAACTAAGAGTCCCAAGCTCAGGGAAGCTCTCTCTGAAATGCACATCTAA
- the trpD gene encoding anthranilate phosphoribosyltransferase — MNLALEAGGVFPETRAMQELEKQLVAGKDLTPAQVREAAAFLLDPAPEPAQKAALLKALSKKGETPEEITAFVDEFLKHAISPPIDPLTLQGPVLDVVGTGGDKLSLFNISTTAVFILAAGGVVVVKHGNRGITSKSGGADVLEALGVKIDLEPEELARCVKETGVGFVFAPKYHPTFKAVAEARKLVAAEGLRTIFNILGPLLNPVRPPYQLIGVFDDKLVPAFADILRQLGRKAAWVVHGKTDDGRGMDELSTLGPNRVAALKDGVIERADFDASKLGFAKPQLADLVGGEANTNADILEGILAGRIKGAKRDLAVLNAAAGFVITGISPDLAAGKAHAEEILNRGAAHVKLRALADWC, encoded by the coding sequence ATGAACTTGGCACTTGAGGCGGGAGGGGTGTTCCCTGAGACTCGGGCCATGCAGGAACTCGAGAAACAATTGGTGGCAGGGAAGGATTTGACCCCCGCGCAGGTGCGGGAGGCGGCGGCGTTTCTGCTGGACCCGGCACCTGAGCCCGCGCAAAAGGCGGCGCTGCTGAAAGCCCTGTCAAAGAAGGGCGAGACGCCGGAGGAGATCACGGCATTCGTGGATGAGTTTCTTAAGCATGCCATCTCGCCGCCAATTGATCCGCTGACGCTGCAAGGTCCGGTGCTGGATGTGGTGGGCACGGGCGGGGATAAGCTGAGCCTTTTCAATATTTCGACCACGGCGGTCTTCATTCTCGCGGCCGGTGGTGTGGTGGTGGTGAAGCACGGGAATCGCGGCATCACGAGCAAGAGCGGTGGCGCGGATGTGCTGGAAGCACTGGGTGTGAAAATCGATCTGGAGCCGGAGGAGCTGGCCCGCTGTGTGAAGGAGACGGGCGTGGGTTTTGTCTTTGCGCCAAAGTATCATCCTACTTTCAAAGCAGTGGCGGAGGCTCGCAAGCTGGTGGCGGCGGAAGGGCTGCGCACCATCTTCAATATCCTGGGGCCGCTGCTGAATCCGGTGCGTCCGCCGTATCAATTGATCGGTGTCTTCGACGACAAGCTGGTGCCAGCCTTTGCGGACATCCTGCGCCAGCTCGGCCGCAAGGCAGCGTGGGTGGTGCATGGCAAGACTGATGATGGCCGCGGCATGGATGAGCTCTCCACACTGGGACCGAATCGTGTGGCTGCGCTGAAGGATGGCGTGATCGAGCGTGCGGACTTTGATGCGTCGAAGCTGGGCTTTGCGAAGCCGCAGCTCGCGGACCTGGTGGGTGGCGAGGCGAATACGAATGCGGATATCCTGGAGGGCATCCTCGCGGGACGCATCAAGGGGGCCAAGCGCGACCTCGCCGTGCTGAATGCAGCGGCAGGCTTTGTGATCACGGGCATCTCGCCCGACCTCGCGGCGGGCAAAGCGCATGCGGAGGAGATTCTGAACCGCGGCGCGGCGCACGTGAAGCTGCGGGCGCTGGCGGATTGGTGTTGA
- a CDS encoding sulfatase: MTSASSRSLPTLLALACALLAGMGATLSAQSTSTPSRSQLIPSRGSQSSSASPSSPGLPSSSTAPTRPNILMIAIDDQNDWLGCLGGHPQVQTPHLDALAARGTLFTNAHCQAPLCNPSRASLMTGLRPSSTGIYGLAPGIRAVDSLRKHVTLPQELMKHGYYTYACGKVYHDGSMRTGAVTATTPQGKKNAANPSGKAKPSPAAPATRNAPAGNLPPEFTEVGPAPGMPKPPQTIAKLTIEGRHPAMDWGVFPEKDEDQADWQIADAAIAKLESAPKDKPWFIAAGFRLPHVPCFASKKWFDLYPADDKLVMPPVKEDDRADLPPFASYLHWRLPEPRLKTLQLLDEWRPLVRAYLASISFMDSQAGRLLKALEKSGQLENTIVIVWGDHGWHLGEKGITGKNTLWERSTRVPFIWAGPGITAGARCSAAVELLDVFPTLLDLTGLPPRSDLEGHSLARQLKDASTPRESPAITTHNQGNHTIRTRYWRYIKYADGSEELYDEQSDPNEWTNLASDPKHAAQKADLAQWLPKVDVPPVPGSKSRVLTYDPATKQATWEEQPIPAGETLPDDILVK, encoded by the coding sequence ATGACATCCGCTTCTTCCCGCTCGCTCCCCACGCTCCTGGCACTCGCATGCGCACTCCTCGCGGGCATGGGCGCCACCCTCTCCGCCCAATCTACATCCACCCCATCCCGCTCCCAGCTCATCCCCTCCCGCGGCAGCCAGTCCTCCTCCGCGTCTCCGTCTTCTCCGGGTCTCCCCTCTTCATCCACCGCCCCCACCCGGCCAAACATCCTCATGATCGCCATCGACGATCAGAACGACTGGCTCGGCTGCCTCGGCGGCCATCCCCAGGTGCAGACCCCGCATCTCGATGCCCTCGCGGCCCGCGGCACCCTCTTCACGAATGCCCACTGCCAGGCCCCCCTCTGCAATCCTTCCCGCGCCTCCCTCATGACCGGGCTGCGTCCCAGCTCCACCGGCATCTACGGCCTCGCTCCTGGCATCCGCGCCGTCGATAGCCTGCGGAAGCACGTCACCCTCCCGCAGGAGCTCATGAAGCACGGCTACTACACCTATGCGTGTGGGAAGGTGTATCACGATGGCTCCATGCGCACCGGCGCGGTCACCGCCACCACTCCTCAGGGAAAGAAAAACGCCGCCAACCCCTCCGGCAAGGCGAAGCCCTCACCTGCCGCCCCAGCCACTCGGAACGCCCCGGCTGGCAACCTCCCCCCCGAGTTCACCGAGGTCGGCCCCGCCCCCGGCATGCCGAAGCCTCCCCAGACCATTGCCAAGCTCACCATCGAAGGCCGCCACCCCGCCATGGACTGGGGCGTCTTCCCCGAGAAGGACGAGGACCAGGCCGACTGGCAGATCGCCGATGCTGCCATCGCCAAGCTCGAGTCCGCGCCCAAGGACAAGCCCTGGTTCATCGCCGCCGGCTTCCGCCTCCCCCACGTCCCCTGCTTCGCGTCGAAGAAGTGGTTCGACCTCTACCCCGCCGATGACAAGCTCGTCATGCCCCCCGTGAAGGAGGACGACCGCGCCGACCTCCCCCCCTTCGCCAGCTACCTGCACTGGCGCCTCCCCGAGCCCCGGCTGAAGACCCTCCAACTCCTCGATGAATGGCGCCCCCTCGTCCGCGCCTATCTCGCCAGCATCAGCTTCATGGACAGCCAGGCCGGCCGCCTGCTGAAGGCCCTAGAGAAGTCCGGCCAGCTGGAGAATACCATCGTCATCGTCTGGGGCGACCACGGCTGGCACCTCGGGGAAAAGGGCATCACTGGGAAGAATACCCTCTGGGAGCGCAGCACCCGCGTCCCCTTCATCTGGGCCGGCCCCGGCATCACCGCTGGCGCCCGCTGCTCCGCCGCCGTCGAGCTGCTGGATGTCTTCCCCACCCTCCTCGACCTCACCGGCCTCCCCCCGCGCTCCGACCTCGAGGGCCACAGCCTCGCCCGCCAGTTGAAGGACGCCTCTACCCCTCGCGAGTCCCCCGCCATCACCACGCACAACCAGGGAAACCACACCATCCGCACCCGCTACTGGCGCTACATCAAGTACGCCGATGGCTCCGAGGAACTCTACGACGAACAGTCCGACCCCAACGAATGGACCAACCTCGCCAGCGACCCCAAGCACGCCGCCCAAAAAGCCGACCTCGCCCAGTGGCTCCCCAAGGTCGACGTGCCACCCGTCCCCGGCAGCAAGAGCCGGGTGCTGACCTATGACCCCGCGACCAAACAAGCCACCTGGGAAGAACAGCCCATCCCGGCAGGGGAAACATTGCCGGATGATATTTTGGTCAAGTAA